tataatacatatgataagagctatattcgcttaaaacaaaaatcagtgggtgtgcgatttccgtgacgccgagtgtacattggacaaataaattcagtacgtggaataccaccctaatataagtaggtaggtacatttttattgaaaaatgcaAGTAAATGTCATCCCACGTGTTATCTAATCCCACTCACATGACCACGATTGATCGATCTTATCTGTGTCAACTTGTCAAATGTTAAGATTGTGAGAGTCCTATTAAAGgattaaagaaataattaatcACGTAAAATTAAAGCgtattaatatttattctgACATTGTTAGAATATCTTACATTAGACAATTAAAGTGACACCTAGGTATATCATTGACTTGGCGGCCTGCTTTTGCAGGCGGAGGTAAGCCAACCGAAAAAGGTTCGCCACAAGATCATCAGTCAAAACAAGTGGGTATTACCCGTTTGAGTGGGAAATGCAACATACATTTGATTTTGAAATTccagataatatttaaatatttaaaatatttaataattattaaaaaaaatagcctatatacgtcccactgctgggcacaggcctcctctcaagcatgagagggtttgggctatagttaataattataatattgttaaaATAATAGCCGCAACATATCGGTATTCTGTATTACTCTAAGATTCCCACGTTACAGGCTGAGCCTAatgtggggatcactgtactgccTCTCTTGGAATGCtttcatgaaataaatatatttggaatttgaaaaaatatacCAATTTTTACGAGGTTGTGGATATCGGATTATAGCAAGGCCAGCCCTCGGCACTGAGAAAATAGACAAAAGTTGAGGGAAGACAATGGAATACTATGACAATTTGATAGACGATAGGTTGTAGTAGTTTAGGCTGTACATTTTGTTATATCCATTTAACTAGATTGTCTTATGTTAGTGCTTGACAACTTATTGGTTACTAAGGCTAGGTAGTATAATTTACGAGGCTACAGCGCTATCTATTTTAGCCGACAAATGTTCGGATAACTTTGTGTTACTTGTGTTAGTACTTctttttatatgtatagaaTAGTTTGTTGTTGTGTTTGTAAAGTGCTGGTGGCctaggaagcgctggtggcctagcggtaagagtgtgcgactttcaatccggaggtcgcgggttcaaaccccggctcgtaccaatgagtttttcggaacttatgtacgaaatatcagttgatacttaccagtcgcttttcggtgaaggaaaacatcgtgaggaaaccgggctaatcccaataaggcctagtttcccctctgggttggaacgTCAGATGGCAGTTACTTCGGTaagaactagtgcctacgtcaattcttgggattagttgtcaagcggaccccaggctcccatgagccgtggcaaaatgccgggataacgcgaggaagaagagtatAGTGTGTTACCGGGCAGTGCGAAGATGTACTTGGTGCGTCCGTTGAAGTGGCAGGTGGCGAAGGTGCTCGGTTTGCCCGGCTTCATGCGCACGCGCCCGAAATGCAGCGTCGCGCCGAAGTCCTGAAACATTCATAAGTTTAAGctaattttatagtttaactcacgtatttttagtcactaGAGCGACATGTTTCAGAGGGCCTAGGCGGTCTAAAAAAGgtctaagtgcgagtcggactcacgcacgaagggttccgtaccattacgcataaacgacaaaaaaatcacgtttgttgtatgggagcaccacttaaatatttaatatattttgtttttagtatttgttgttatagcggcaacagatatacatcatctgtgaaaattttaactgcctagctatcacggttcatgagatacagcctggtgatagtcagacagacagacggacagcggagtcttagtaatagggtcccgtttttaccctttgggtacggaaccctaaaaaatggctGAATGTTAGCATGACTCACGAGAGTTTAAATTTGAACATTAATAGTTAATtaatagggatgtaccgactagtcgccgactagtcgggaaagccgactatccggccacattgtagtcggcgattagtcggcgactagtcggcaaaagtGGCCGATTAGTCAGcgctttattagtgaaagaaaaacagaaaaaaaacatatgttttatatttattttactaaaatacctattcagggtgcatacggaaacttttgttcatacaatatacagggtgaccttagccattggacaaacccttaAATCCCACGTaaggttacttctcagaaatgctctaacggtaatatttttttaattagaacaaaagataaaaacataaattatcaaacaaaagttatttccaataattgacaacaaaaagaaacacaatttgacaatttgtttgaaaatgtgcggcaatgatgacatttgtcaaaagtcagaatcttattaatgtcataaataaaaaagataatcaaaacggtcgaaggttttatactatttattacctcaggagctactaacaacaggttgctccaaagttaataaatcgtaatttgttaatttcttcgtaaccgctacaccgattgttatgatactttgtatactggttctaaataccctaatgcatatgtacatttcggctttgtccaatggctagggacaaccTGTATAATGGACCGTtcgatcgttatcgtatgttggtgggctggtgttttcctctacaggtcgatctcaactgattctcgtgaaatttcatgttaatttttttaatttttttacagttttttttaacacgcttttattaggtcgacctgcatgtaactaactatgtaatggaatctaaggtaaccatcttccaaggatcgtagcgtcatgaaaattggcagctgcaTGTAGTTctcatgacaatacaataatatggtactgtcgaactgatctgatgatggagccggaagataTGAACTGGAACTTCATGATGGAACATCGTATCATGCGTATAGCTGTGTTTGGATTTGTTAGAAAAGTCTTGTAATGAACTTTGACCACGATTAGGTTtcaaggtctgatgatgaagccggAAGATAGGCACTGGCATTCTATGATGGAATATCGTACCATAGTCGTGTTTGCACTTGTGAGAAAGGTCACGTAATGGACTTTTTACGTGCATTTATAAAAGCGTGTTTTTCtggtgttttttaaactattaatttatttaatgatgGAGCCATGAGGGACtaataatgttattgcaaaatttagagacttaaaCAGgacacgttgctcgtaaagacgctggccacaggggataggttcttaactggcgcgACTACgaacgggaaatagagccttggaaatacctcctacaagctgtactcatgtactgacggtctgttcaggatcgcaaaataaaaaaaactaaagacaacaattgaacgaggattcttgtgataggtctttgaacctgtagaaaacaccttttagccaataTGAtaaatagcgcaaccaaaggagcaaaactattgtttttcatcTGAACTTATACGCAaataatgatctggccgactagccgactagtcggccgactaatcggccattcgagcgccgattagtcggctagtcggtacatcactattaATTAATAATCTCTCACGAGAAGATCTTAATTCTCGAGTCGGTATCTATAAATGTTTCGCCTCCGCTGTCACTCGTCATTTAAAATGGAAATACCTTCACGAATTAATACAGTCACGATAGTGTATTCTTTGATTGATTTTAATTGTGTGGGTTAATTAACTAGGTAAGTATTGTATTTTGtggaaacattttatataaaaaacattttaaataaataaataaatattaagaccCAACAACATTACAGTTACAAGTTAACTTATCATGTGGTTTAATAAGTAGAATAACCATTTACAAGTCACTGTACGTTCCCCTAAGAAGGTATACGCCCGGCCCGTAATAACGTCGTATAGggtgcatttttagggttccgtacctcaaaaggaaaaaaacgggacccttataggatcactcgtgcgtctgtctgtctgtccgaccattcacccccctcccccaccccttgatctccgaaactactgggtctaaaattttgaaaaaaaaaaaaacagaaaatagttttttacctattaaatagatggcaggaaaacctattagaaatgtgcagtcaagctgCGTCGGACTTAATGATTTAGTTtttacatttcattcacgttccacataaaaatactttgttaaaaattgagtaatCTACTGAACCCTtggaatccgactcgcacttgaccggttttttacaTCTCAGAAAGCAAGCCATAGCGCTCTATTGTGTAACAGTAGAAGTGACCCTCGTACCTTGAGCAGCACCGGCTTCAGCAGGTCCCGCTCGCCCATGGACACGCCGCCCGAGCACACGACCAGGTTCGCGCGAGCCATGGCGCCCGCTAGTGCGGTTGCTAACTGCGCCGGCTCGTCCTTCGCGATGCCACAGTCTATGGTGTCGTAGCCGTGCTCCCTGTTAACATGACCGTTCATGGGGTGTAATAGTTATGATGTAAGGGAGAGAGAGGAGAAAGCAGGTCAGTGGATGACATTCTTACAATGGCAGTTAATCggacatttaaaaaatatataaagggCACACttgtataatttgttattatattaagtaataacaaattatacaaGTGTGccctttatatattttttcgtcATACATTTTCTCTCATATTCCAGCTTTCAATATCCAAACTTGTGGTATTATATTTAAGCATTCAGTGCCACGAATCACCAATACTTTGAAATCCGATAAGTACTTTCATTTTCAGATAAAGTGGATATAAAAATTCAATAGCATGTTATCTGCTGCTTTATATGTGCAATTATTTTTATCACGGAAAAAGCGATAACCTTGACAGATCACTACCTATACGTTGAGAAGCTTAACTAAGGATATTGACAGTGGCGGATTTCCCATAAGgcacagtaggcccgggcctagggcggcgagatattaggggcggcaaattccGACAAAAATTCGCTGATAATAACAAGAAATACCTAACTCAAAATTAGGCCAAGCAACGAATTCTCAAAAAAAAgcatagagggaaatgcttggaacacaatttttgacttcgtaactttgtttgaactagttaggaggtgaacatatcaaaagtccccggcagTAGCCCTAAGGCCGGGGGATGAGGGGAGTTTGAAAGTCCCATTTTTCGATTTTTcacttatatctcggaaactatgcgttCTAACGGTATGATCATTATACAATATCAAAGCTGATTAAATTTGCTCCAAGTTTTACTcagtcaagtttttcgatatcttggtGATTTCGCAGTTTAGTTCGCGCCAAGATGACtgaaaagcatcagctgatcgagtttaactgtctgtgtgtggagtcatacgtcaaagttgaaaggacattttagtctttaaatatgattagattgattagtaataaataaaactacccACTAACTGTTAAAATCTTTCGGGTTCCTTTCTTCGTGAGCACCGTGAATATTATTGTAGGAAATGTAATGCAAAATTACAGACGTTCAAGAgaggatatctcaaaaactaaacAAGCTACTTACCGGTCGAAAAACTCGACTGTATCaaacttgtagcaaatttaatcagttttctttttgtataatgATCATGTCACAAGGACGCATAGTTTCTGAGATATTATAagcgaaaaaccgaaaaatggaACCTTCAAACCCCCTACCCCCGCCCGCTCAAGGGCCTAcgagtccaaacaaagttactaagttaaaaatgtgtcccaagcaTTTCCATCTATACCTTTTTGTTGCCTGAcctaaatgtagtcaatatgatgggtgctgatgcTGAGAAAGGGGGGCGGCTACatggcctggggcctagggcggcaaagactgcaaatccgccactggatATTGATAAGATCTTAGAATTCTTAAGAGCATTTTGTTCCCATCCAAAATTGTAATCCACATTGCAGAAGTCCCACCGCTAATTCATGTGTtatgccaggcgtggctcactccgctatttcgtcgcgtcgctacaagtacatgcggcccacaccaattttggtgtctagcagtagtagttgccgcgcaccgctactgTAGTGTGTATACTACACCTTaatacccacacacatacatgCGCATAGGTACTATAGTATTTAAGGCcttgtaagtgttatttaattcATTACGCGTTTATACTCgaacccatggtataataatatactccgcctggtactccattccgagattcgcgtatgacctaactgacacgcgcctacgtcatcatgctgtttacaggttctcaaactttgaaatgtgggagaattttaaccaacggtgaaaattattttaacggcattaattttaagttattcatgtagaaacatagtaaaataaaacaaatctaatgtattaatttaaactttatttatctatacaagacaaacgtttgaaaaactaattcacagttacacattaattaccaagcttacggcgtgaaaagtttggaaaacactgcgactgctgacactgagcgagaaggaaataacaattaacacgcgttcgacaaggatgacgggtcagggcatgaagttatctagatccgaattgtcaaatgtgcacagcgctatcctgtgttgccagtagtataaacagaattacccgaaagtctgaaatttctttcgtgaatcggaagatattgctaacgagtaattaaaaatgacgtgttattgtaaaatttaagctaaaatacatataaatgaaaattataaaattataaagaaatattttaacttattaaccataggtataatgtacccatgtaacatgttatgttgaaataaagtggcaatgttattgtgacgtaggcccgtgtcactctgggaatggaagaccatgttttattagaccatgctcgAACCTAGTTGTTTGTCTcgcatggcgaccctgccagcgCGGCCTCGTGCTGCACTGgcggcgcgctgcgccagccagaagaaaacaataactaattTCAAGGTTTTCAATTAGACTTTTTGTGAAAAAATTTCTGACATTTTAAAGCAGTGAAAGTGAATAAATCGGCAGGATGATAAACAGAGATAATATTACTGACTTTTATCCATATAAGTATTATAGATTAGATTAACATTGTATACAATTTAAGATTATTTTAGTTGGGTTTTAAGATATTTATAGTGATTTATTATGaatcataaattcataatgTGTATCGGAGTTGACATTTTAATACGGATGTGACATTTTAATGCAGAGTTACGAAGTGGACTGgtaataataatgagtaaaatATATGGGGATGGGATGGTACTGTATCGAGATAATATAGGAATTTACGAAAAGATGTAGAAAGATGTATATTTATGTTGGTAAAAGAATGTTTTGGTTTGTTTCAATGATGGATTATATGGGTAGAAGTTTCGTTAAATGGTTGTTTACTTAATGTGTACTTAGAAAGGTGTTGTGTAGAGGTAATATAAATACGTAaatgttaggtttgaaatttgtTAGATTTTTGGATGGCGGTTCAGCATTTGTTGTTGGGAAAACTGATATATATGTAAGCTTTTCAAAGAACGATTAGCCTGATCAACTAAGAGTTGTTGAAATTCTTATATATGTTAAAGTTTTCAAAGTTTGAGtattttgaatgtttttttttgttgtgaaGATTGGGAAATTATGAATGAtgataattgaaaaaaaaagccaATCGCATCTTCGGTGGCCCGAGAGGCGACCTTGAGCGATTAGGTTAGCATGGGTACACCAAGACACAAGGCAGGTAGGGAATCCCCTGGATGTCTGACCATGATTCGATCGAGCATCAATCGTGGAGACTCCTTGGACACATGGAAGGATATAATGTAAGGAAGTGTTAAAAGAACTGCCTgaatgaataaaatataaagTATGTTTGCGcgcttaaaaaaaataccttgtattgatcaaataaatatatttttattgcaaGGTTGGCCGACCACGAAGTATGCGCTGTGTACCTACCCATGTCACAAGTATGTAATGCccgcttatttatttattttatttagaaatttaattcaggcaacaaggcccatattacaaataccttacagactaacatacatatgtattttataaacttaaaactaaacactatttagtcgacaaaacggcgtggctccgttgcatcggctgctcttgtgtcggattcggcagtttgccccggaatctccgaaacacgacacctttcagccagaagtcggcgcactcgatggtcccctgcagcggtcgcggcacgcgcaccgcaccacaaaagagttgaagtgcacgtaatggCGCGAacgaagctggaacaccctcagcgtgaagccggtcttctggtgtacatacatactccaccacttcagcatCCGTGGCGGTAtaatgcaggcgcgatacgtacagcgccttactcggtgtagcaatCCGCAAGCCAGAAttagccggttcggcggtaccacactgagtcttacgaggcgccgtgcgcgccttcttctttcttgataccAGCGTGAAATCCTCCTCATCCACACTGGCAACAGGGAGCTTCTTCTTGGGAGTCGCTCGATCTTCAGTACCCTTTACAGGTACACTAACCCGGTTCGATGCGACTTTCGGACCGGCGACGACATCCGCGTAAACACGATGACGTGATTTGGAGGAGGCGGGGGGAGGGCGCGCGcgcgggaggctcgcgggcggGAACACGGCTGATGCGACACATTTTACAGTGTCAGCAACTCGCAAACTGACCGACTCGGCGCACGTGGCTTGCCGGTCATCGCACTTAAAATTCGACGCCGCCGACCGAGTAAGGGCACTGTTTCGCAAACTCATGACTTCGTTGCGTAACTCGGTTATAGTGACCTGGGCCGCATCAAACTTCGAAATGACATCTGCTAGACTTGTTTTTAGGGCCATGATTTCCTTCAACAAGCAGCTAACGTCGACATGATCCGGAATATAGGACGGCAGGCTGGAGGCACCCGTCGTCGCAAACTCCGGAATCCGGTCTTCATTCTCCCTTAGAACGTTTATGATGTTCTCGAGGGTCTTCTTCCCGGTTTCATCTCCTCTCCGGTGAGGTACATACGTGCCGGCGATCCCGAGGGACTCGTGCAGCACCTTCTTTGCTGCACAGATATCTTCGACGGAAAAACTCGACGAACAGATCTGGACAGCAGACACCGTGTCCATCACTTCTTACAGCAGCAGCTTCTGTTGCAGAAAAGAGCTTAAGAGGCACTATTGAAATGAGTCTTCTATAATTATAAAGATTAACTGACgtcagaaaaataaaatgaatacctATGCATAAAGTAAGTAACAATTTTTATCACGGacaaagacattttttttttgcgaaggcattaaaaaaaactaggtacctaaaaaAAACGATGGTTCATATCCATacaatgtaaaacattttttaattgaTTAGTGTTAACATATATTATTTGTAGTTTTCTTTACACGTGTAtcttaaaacatattttttttactttgactTTGATAATGATATAACCACTTAGCAATTAGCATATTGTCtcttatatgaataaaattatttttatgttacatTTAAGTGTATTTTCAACAtatgcaaaaatattttattataacttttttttaaataatgtttaagGTTAACgtaaattgtatgtttttgtGTAAACAAACATTTAATGAGCACATTGTTGCTACATTTATGTCCAATTTTCTTTACAATTTGACTTTAACTTCTGCTATGATAGCGTAATAAATGTGTTTTCATATAATCTCTTATTTTGTAATgcagtttatatattttttagctTATCTGAGTGGCCCACTGTATACTTAAAATAATagattaatttttagttttttttattatttttttcttcaagGGGGGAGGTGTAGTGTGTATACTACACCttacccacacacatacatgCGCATAGGTACTATAGTATTTAAGGCCTTGTAAGtgttatttcgttcattaaacgTTAATACTCGAACCTAGTTGTTTGTCTCAACGCCCAACCCTACACTACGGAACGGACGCTTTCGCAATAGACGCGTCAGTTCATAGTTCGTTACTTGCCTGTGGATTTACTGTATCaacaattgtattttatttataagtttaccGAAGTAGAACTCTGAGCATAGTTCTGTTGGAGTCCCTGATGTGCGCTGGTTTCAGTTTCGCCTCCGAGGGTTCCTGTAGTTCATTGCCCGTCGACAGTAGCGCCACCTACATTGGATTACAAACTATGAGGATAGTTATATCATTCCCTTGCACCATCcaactaacccagggttaaccgcataaaccgttaacccagtgtcaaatggcactggtaaccatggcaaatccaggtttaaccggttaacccgggttagtggaatggtgcaagtgggccttaaatATAAACGATTCTATCATTGGAAAATATGTTAAACAGTAGTAAGTTGTACCTTTGGGTGTGCTTTGACAGTAACATTCAGATGGCCGGCTCCCGCCAAGATCCCAACGTGCCCGGCATCCAGAACAGATactgataaaaaaaatcacgtaaGGCTATAGGTCGGTGCATACTGAATGCGTGTGCGCGGACGTGCGAATTGGGGTTATATGAAAGATTTAATTGTAATGGAGTTTCAGGCGTCCATATTAGGATATTGCAACGGCTTACCGTTATGCAGGTTACATGCTTGACAACGACGTGATAAAAAAAGTCCTATTCTTGTTCATGTCTTATTACCTTTTTTGACGAGCTCAGCCCCCATGGGTATGTCGAAGCCGATGGGCCGCACGTCTTGGCCCGCCGGCGGCGCAACCATGATTTCCACTTCCAACTCCGTATCACCGTCTTCTGATGCTGACACTAATTTAGTGTCTTCCACCTGTACAAAGAAATCTAATAGTTATGCGGATGCCACAAGATGGATGACAAAATGCAAAGTTCTTCACGGTTTAGAGAGCGTGAGAACTGTTTGCAAAACCACATTCCTTGAATACCTATTTAACGttcaaatattaattaattaatttaattttttcaacGTACCATTTGTTATTGGTTTGAGTAATTAATTGACTACACACAGAGCCATATTTGCCTAATCACGCTCTGAGAAGATAGTTTTTCCCGTGTTAATTGAGTCGACGGTAGTCCGTCCGGAGTGCCGTCTTACCTAGGGCAATCTTAACAGGCGGCGTTGCCGGCGGGAGTCACAGGGGTCTGCCAGTCAAAAAAGACGAAGGTAGAAGCTGGAAGACGTAAGTACAGAGGCAAAATGATTACAAGATTTACGAATCTAGCGTCTTTTACCTTAAGCGTCCGTCGGCGTCTAGTAGCGCCATGGAAAATAGTATCGCTGTGCATTTGCGCCAACATTGCGttgagcagcagccatagagttgactagacgctgacACTAGGGAGGGTATCTCTAAGTAACCTAAGTCCGGAAGCCAGCGGCGCCGTCGGCGCCTCGCCCGCCGTCAACGCCGCGCGCACCGTGAGTACCCCGTCGGGCCGTCGCAGCTTGCGCCGCGCGCACCCTGCGAACGTAACCTGAGTGTACGCAGTTCCTACCTGTACGACAGCATCCGCACCGGCAGGCAACGCCGCGCCCATGTTGACGCGCGCGCACTGTCCGGGGGCTAACGGCGCCGTCAGCGCCTCGCCTGCCGTCAGCGCCGCGCGCACCGTGAGTACCCCATCGGGCCGTCGCAGCTTGCGCCGCGCGCACCCTGCGAACGTAACCTGAGTGTACGCAGTTCCTACCTGTACGACAGCATCCGCACCGGCAGGCAACGCCGCGCCCATGTTGACGCGCGCGCACTGTCCGGGGGCTAACGGCGCCGTCAGCACCTCGCCTGCCGTCAGCGCCGCGCGCACCGTCAGTACCCCATCGGGCCGTCGCAGCTTGCGCCGCGCGCACCCTGCGAACGTAACCTGAGTGTACGCAGTTCCTACCTGTACGACAGCATCCGCTCCAGCGGGCAACGCCGCGCCGGTGTTAACGCGCGCGCACTGTCCGGGGGCTAACGGCGCCGTCGGCGCCTCGCCCGCCGTCAGCGCCGTGCGCACCGTGCGAACGCCGGCCCCGTCGCAACTTAGCACTGCGTAACCTGAATCAACACTTTGAATGAAGTTCGCGTAGAAAGAAAGGTGGACTATAAATGCATGTTGTTAGAAGGTCTAATAAAAGAATtattgtatgaaatattttcaataattaatTTAACTGTTTAATTAGTTACCTCATAAGAATACTTTTAAAGTTATGGTTATAAGtgcttaaataataattaccatCTTTAACTGATGCAGGGAATGGTGGCATAGGTTCCTTAGTACACAAAGACTCGGCCACCACTCTGCCCAGAGCCTTCTCAATTGGCACTATCTCCAAAACATGAACCCACCCCCGCATCACATTGTCCACAGTTTGGAACGCCTCCTTCATTTCTAACATCGGGAATGGGGATTCCCGGGCTCTGAATGCTACTTTACCCAAATCCACATTACTAGTTTTATGACCATGAGAACAGGAGTTGAACTGCATGGAATCATGGATAGTTCTTACTTCCTGTAACTCGTCATTGATCAGAGCTAAAGCATGGCTTAAAACAGGCTTTACAACTTCAAAACATTCAGTAACAGCCTTTTTGCTGCCAGGAAAATTAATGATTAGTGTTCTGTCTCTTATACCAGCTACTGCTCTAGACAGCATTGCCATTGGAGTTTTCTCTAGACTCACCTGAGTTATAGCTGCTGTAATAGCAGGTGCGTCTCTATGGATCACAGCCTTAGAAGCCTCAGGGGTCACATCTCTAGAACTAAACCCAGTCCCTCCTGTTGTTAAAACTAGGTTTACATGTGCTTCATCACAGAAGTACTTAAGCTCTTTTTCAATGATCTCCCTTTCATCCGGGATGATGATTTTGTGTAAGTTGGCCTTGGGGAATAACTCTTTTGCAAAAGCAGCTAGTGCAGGCCCGGATGTGTCCTCGGAGTTGTCTTTGAAGCAGGTGTCACTGATGGTCAACACTGCCACAGCTTTGACCATTTtgaaactaaaatattaaaaactttatatttaatattcaaaattactttttaaattaaattattagagttatttAACATAATATTACGCATAATTTTTAAGAATCAGTATTACCGGGTTGGACCTTTTTAAATTCTATCTGAAATTAATTATGAGTTTATTAAACAATAAGAAAAACGTTACAAAAACGTCTGTTATGTACAAAGTCGGAAATATAATAGGGGCATAGCCTCCAGAAGCCAATGtattgttatcattaacatgCAATACAAACAAGATATAATGACATAATGAAAGTCGGTACTTACGTTACACGCCGGTGCACACTGTAATGATAACGGAGTACAACCTATACGTAATACTTAATACGTATTATCGGTTTCTAAATGGGTTTGCGATAGAAAGATTATTACTGTTACATCAGAATGATAAAACAACGTGTAAATATAGATAAGGAAGGATTATTTTGATCAAAATTAAACGCTGCCGCGTAACCTTGAACGGTCAACAATGTGATAAGTGTCAACTGTCACTAATGTCATCTTTGATATGGCAAGCTATTCGAGCTAGCGACAAAATCGCTGAAATTCTGACTTGGCGTGGCGTGCAAGTTTGGCCAACCATCGCTCTCCCTGTGTCCGCACACGCACAGaattttccgtacggaatgacatgtACAAG
The window above is part of the Cydia splendana chromosome 19, ilCydSple1.2, whole genome shotgun sequence genome. Proteins encoded here:
- the LOC134800049 gene encoding gephyrin gives rise to the protein MVKAVAVLTISDTCFKDNSEDTSGPALAAFAKELFPKANLHKIIIPDEREIIEKELKYFCDEAHVNLVLTTGGTGFSSRDVTPEASKAVIHRDAPAITAAITQVSLEKTPMAMLSRAVAGIRDRTLIINFPGSKKAVTECFEVVKPVLSHALALINDELQEVRTIHDSMQFNSCSHGHKTSNVDLGKVAFRARESPFPMLEMKEAFQTVDNVMRGWVHVLEIVPIEKALGRVVAESLCTKEPMPPFPASVKDGYAVLSCDGAGVRTVRTALTAGEAPTAPLAPGQCARVNTGAALPAGADAVVQVEDTKLVSASEDGDTELEVEIMVAPPAGQDVRPIGFDIPMGAELVKKVSVLDAGHVGILAGAGHLNVTVKAHPKVALLSTGNELQEPSEAKLKPAHIRDSNRTMLRVLLREHGYDTIDCGIAKDEPAQLATALAGAMARANLVVCSGGVSMGERDLLKPVLLKDFGATLHFGRVRMKPGKPSTFATCHFNGRTKYIFALPGNPVSAYVCCLLFVIRALKVCSGRNPEWPRLRVRLSAAAKLDPRPEFARATLAYPDNDIPTATLLGSQCSSRLLSACGAGVLLQLPGASDAAAQLPAGTVVPALVIGRLDLP